One Sodalinema gerasimenkoae IPPAS B-353 DNA segment encodes these proteins:
- a CDS encoding response regulator, translated as MATILVIDDEITTQLVLQDLLESEGHEVLMADDGQQGWELASQHSPNLIICDWMMPKTNGVDLCRQVKAEPQLEATFFILLTAREHLDDRVCGLNAGADDFISKPIETEELLARVRSGLRLNHLNQQLTQSLHDLQAAQVQLVQSEKMSSLGRLVGGVAHEINNPISFIYGNLSHIKEYTGDISRLIQHIRDDENFSREQLLSALEEIDFDFVMADLENMLRSMKEGSERIREIVIALREFSSQERSGIHKIDLHHALDLAFSMLQPRLHNAQGSLSVMPIDKQYGELPKIEGDIGLINQALLNVLENAIDAIFEKAQGCKQDESWTPKLSITTRSLDDCWIEVEIVDNGVGIDSTLNGKVFDPFFTTKPVGQGKGLGLAVAYQIVVQQHGGQLSYDSGLNQGTHFFVRLPVSQASIQCQLPAKGYNASQAKSEQPLPVPMVR; from the coding sequence ATGGCTACTATTTTAGTGATTGATGATGAGATCACAACGCAGCTGGTTCTACAAGACCTCCTCGAAAGTGAAGGTCATGAAGTCCTCATGGCTGACGATGGACAACAAGGCTGGGAACTCGCGAGTCAGCACTCCCCTAATCTAATCATTTGTGATTGGATGATGCCCAAAACCAATGGGGTTGATCTCTGTCGTCAGGTGAAAGCAGAACCCCAGCTCGAAGCGACATTTTTCATTCTCCTCACCGCTCGCGAACATCTCGATGACCGGGTTTGCGGTCTTAATGCTGGGGCCGATGACTTTATTTCTAAACCCATCGAAACCGAAGAACTCCTGGCCCGAGTCCGCTCTGGCTTACGGTTGAATCATCTCAATCAACAACTGACCCAATCTTTGCATGATCTACAAGCTGCTCAAGTTCAGCTCGTGCAAAGTGAAAAAATGTCAAGTTTAGGGCGTTTAGTGGGAGGTGTTGCCCATGAAATCAATAATCCTATTAGTTTTATTTACGGCAATCTGAGTCATATTAAAGAATATACCGGTGATATTTCTCGACTGATTCAACATATCCGCGACGATGAGAACTTTTCACGGGAACAACTTCTGAGCGCCCTCGAAGAGATTGATTTTGATTTCGTCATGGCTGATTTAGAGAACATGCTCAGGTCTATGAAAGAAGGGTCGGAGCGGATTCGGGAAATTGTCATTGCTCTGCGTGAGTTTTCCAGCCAGGAGCGTAGTGGCATTCATAAAATCGACCTGCATCACGCCCTGGACTTAGCCTTTTCCATGTTGCAGCCCCGCCTACATAACGCCCAAGGGTCTCTCTCGGTGATGCCGATTGATAAACAGTATGGTGAACTCCCGAAAATTGAGGGTGATATTGGCTTAATCAACCAGGCTTTGCTGAATGTGTTGGAAAATGCCATTGATGCAATTTTCGAGAAAGCGCAAGGCTGCAAGCAGGATGAGAGTTGGACTCCCAAACTGTCGATTACCACCCGCTCTTTAGATGACTGTTGGATTGAAGTGGAAATTGTGGATAACGGAGTGGGGATTGATTCAACTCTCAACGGTAAGGTGTTTGACCCATTTTTCACCACCAAACCCGTTGGCCAGGGCAAGGGATTAGGCCTGGCTGTTGCCTATCAAATTGTGGTGCAACAGCATGGTGGACAACTCAGCTATGACTCTGGGTTGAATCAGGGAACCCATTTCTTTGTGCGCCTACCGGTCAGTCAAGCCTCAATTCAATGTCAACTCCCGGCTAAGGGCTATAATGCCTCTCAGGCCAAGTCTGAGCAGCCGCTACCGGTTCCCATGGTTCGTTAG
- a CDS encoding GAF domain-containing sensor histidine kinase, producing MLNLDQWDEVRSCCQDNAAFERLKQILDLSQTSAAPEDSAALAQARLQIERQNALANAIARIRESLELQEIFDSTTQELRQLLGAHRIAIYRFYPDFSGEFVAESVESGHPPILKSIPTPSQSYSRHILLGRGATSRPSAINPVLEPDNGHHQPNPVYKDIAENPGTIPLSDQGKSPAQILEEHGSPDSAIVPILQGEVLWGLLCASHNPDQPAWNLDDIELLDRVSVNLSVALKQAELFQRTQEQARKLAKATRREKTLAVTVEKIRRSLDIDTIFSTTTHEVRQLLDVDRVAVYYFNPDWTGQFVAESVGPGWVHLLEVQTTTPQLQTNLALCPQMQELIEGQQGNKRSSNPEKLPYRRIFTVENVKSSHFTPAYQEVLHLYQCQAYAIVPIYQSNQLWGLLAAYHNAQPRVWEASDIDLLAQISEHLGVALQQAELLEQTRMQARRLAQTLQDLQKTQTQLIHSEKMAGLGQLVAGVAHEINNPVNFIYGNLSYVRDYTQDLMGLIDLYQQDETRDSDAIAERIEDIDLPFILEDLPNLINSMKTGTDRIRKIVQSLRIFSRLDEAQRKTVDIHEGLESVLWLLKHRFKTTVGQEIKIIKKFKKLPKVTCYPAELNQVFMNLINNSLDALNDPKNELQLNTRKPAIAILTQQLNDESIAIRIADNGAGIAEPIRRRIFDPFFTTKSPGKGTGLGLSVSYQIIVENHGGDLSVKSKPGVGTEFIIEIPINGEDDDIIKA from the coding sequence ATGTTGAATCTCGATCAATGGGATGAAGTGCGATCGTGTTGCCAGGATAATGCAGCATTTGAGCGCCTCAAGCAAATTTTAGACCTCAGCCAAACCAGCGCTGCCCCAGAGGACTCGGCGGCGCTGGCTCAGGCTCGTCTGCAAATTGAACGACAGAACGCCCTGGCTAATGCCATTGCTCGGATTCGTGAGTCCCTAGAACTGCAAGAAATCTTTGATAGCACCACCCAGGAGTTGCGTCAGTTACTCGGTGCGCACCGAATTGCCATTTATCGCTTCTATCCTGACTTTAGCGGTGAGTTCGTCGCCGAATCCGTTGAATCGGGCCATCCCCCCATCCTCAAGTCCATCCCCACCCCGTCCCAGAGCTATTCCCGACATATTTTGCTCGGCCGCGGTGCGACGTCTCGGCCGAGTGCCATCAACCCGGTGTTAGAGCCAGACAATGGACATCACCAACCCAATCCTGTTTACAAGGATATTGCCGAAAATCCGGGAACAATTCCCTTATCCGACCAAGGAAAATCCCCAGCCCAAATTCTCGAAGAACATGGCTCCCCTGACTCGGCGATCGTGCCTATTTTGCAGGGGGAGGTTCTTTGGGGGCTACTCTGTGCGAGCCACAACCCAGATCAACCGGCCTGGAACCTAGATGATATCGAACTACTCGATCGCGTCAGTGTGAACCTCAGCGTGGCCCTCAAACAAGCCGAACTGTTCCAGCGGACTCAAGAGCAGGCCCGCAAACTCGCCAAAGCCACCCGACGGGAGAAAACCCTGGCCGTCACTGTCGAAAAGATTCGGCGATCGCTCGATATTGATACCATCTTCAGTACCACCACCCATGAAGTGCGCCAATTGCTCGATGTCGATCGCGTCGCCGTTTATTACTTCAATCCCGACTGGACTGGACAATTTGTCGCCGAATCCGTCGGTCCCGGTTGGGTCCATTTACTCGAAGTACAAACCACAACGCCTCAACTGCAAACGAATCTGGCCTTATGTCCCCAAATGCAAGAGCTTATTGAGGGACAACAAGGCAATAAACGCAGTTCAAATCCCGAAAAATTGCCATATCGCCGGATTTTTACCGTAGAAAACGTCAAATCGAGCCATTTTACTCCTGCCTATCAGGAGGTGTTACACCTCTACCAATGCCAAGCCTATGCCATCGTCCCTATTTATCAAAGTAACCAACTTTGGGGACTCCTGGCCGCCTATCATAATGCTCAACCTCGGGTCTGGGAAGCCTCTGATATTGATTTGTTAGCCCAGATTAGTGAACATTTAGGGGTCGCCCTTCAACAAGCTGAACTCCTCGAACAAACCCGGATGCAAGCACGACGTTTGGCTCAAACGTTACAAGACTTACAGAAAACCCAAACCCAACTGATTCACAGTGAAAAGATGGCGGGATTAGGGCAATTAGTGGCTGGGGTCGCCCATGAAATTAACAATCCCGTGAATTTCATTTATGGCAATCTTAGCTATGTTCGTGACTATACCCAAGACCTCATGGGGTTGATTGACCTCTATCAACAGGATGAAACACGGGACTCAGATGCGATCGCAGAGCGAATTGAAGACATCGATCTTCCCTTCATCCTGGAAGACTTGCCAAATCTGATCAACTCCATGAAGACCGGAACAGACCGCATCCGCAAAATTGTCCAGTCGTTACGGATATTTTCCCGCTTAGATGAGGCACAGCGCAAAACCGTTGACATTCATGAAGGACTCGAAAGTGTCCTCTGGCTCCTTAAACACCGCTTCAAAACCACTGTAGGACAAGAAATAAAAATTATCAAGAAGTTCAAAAAACTTCCTAAAGTCACCTGCTATCCAGCAGAGCTAAATCAAGTCTTTATGAATCTTATAAATAACTCCTTGGATGCTTTAAACGATCCAAAAAATGAACTACAATTAAACACTCGAAAACCTGCGATTGCAATTTTAACCCAGCAACTTAATGATGAGAGTATTGCGATTCGCATTGCTGACAACGGCGCAGGAATTGCAGAGCCAATCCGTCGGCGAATTTTTGACCCCTTCTTTACAACAAAATCCCCTGGCAAAGGAACCGGCTTAGGACTTTCAGTGAGTTACCAGATTATTGTTGAAAATCACGGAGGAGACTTAAGTGTTAAGTCAAAACCGGGGGTTGGAACTGAATTTATTATTGAAATTCCTATCAATGGTGAGGATGACGACATCATCAAGGCGTAG
- a CDS encoding GAF domain-containing protein, translated as MTLEQTTEDLKQRLDREVLLQRITQRIRNSLDLQEILDATAAETRVVLGVDRVKIYRFNPDDSGTVIAEAVEEERLPSLLGLTFPADDIPPEARKRFIKQRVRSIVSVRDRSIGISPADEGFLPRHYQKLDSCHAEYLNAMGVDSSLCLPILHNDKLWGLLASHHSDPRHYDLPTLQLIQSVVDQVSIAISQSALLTEAHQQQQREAAINRIVSLLHAQPTIEFTSAIDAAIDVLGGDGGQLYIERDSPLRLCRGQQPLWKEYPAGLSLEEAVNAWWQASPTPESLYPLLETDNVAEILQLSPLGRAFAQTGLRGLLALPLHHRQQFLGYLMVFRREIDLEIHWAGEFDPNQQQERPRQSFEAWKQLKRGQSHPWSDTDQQLARELSERFASAIQQYLLYREVNTLNATLERQVQERTRQLEQSLHLSQAMAAVADQIRSSLDLDEILQTVVRQVRSLLEADRTVVYQIFEGGDGRITVEDIRGDWRSAWGIETPPGCFPEHLEEKYGQSGRARVMNDVETAELTPCHQEFLESLQIRANLIVPIHCDRHLWGLIIAHQCEKPREWGDREIEQVEQLARHASIAISQAELFAQSQRATRTANAKAEQLELALQELTQTQTQLIQSEKMSSLGQLVAGVAHEINNPVNFIYGNLVHTTEYTQDLLDLLHLYQEHYPQPLDDICEHIEEIDLDFLLEDLPRMLGSMKLGAERIRQIVLSLRNFSRLDQSELKPVNLHDGIEGTLTILHHRLKAKADRAAVKVIKHYADLPLVECYAGQLNQVFMNLISNAIDALDPFDADKAERTVRIQTEQLGQNRVAVTISDNGCGIPEELRSQVFDPFFTTKPVGIGTGLGLSISYQIITEKHHGSFQCRSELGVGTEFRLEIPIDQSSTRHQQHNESSTATAKI; from the coding sequence ATGACTTTAGAACAGACAACAGAAGATCTCAAACAGCGTCTTGATCGCGAGGTCTTACTGCAACGGATCACACAGCGAATCCGCAACTCTCTGGATCTTCAAGAGATCCTGGATGCAACAGCCGCAGAAACCCGCGTAGTCCTGGGAGTGGATCGGGTCAAAATTTATCGGTTTAATCCCGACGACAGCGGAACGGTCATTGCTGAGGCGGTTGAAGAGGAGCGTCTTCCCTCACTGTTAGGGCTAACCTTTCCGGCTGACGATATTCCTCCTGAAGCTCGCAAGCGATTTATCAAGCAACGGGTTCGCAGCATTGTCAGCGTACGAGATCGCTCCATCGGCATCAGTCCGGCTGACGAGGGCTTTTTACCCCGACATTACCAAAAACTCGACTCCTGTCATGCCGAGTATCTCAACGCCATGGGTGTGGACTCATCCCTCTGTTTGCCGATTCTTCATAACGATAAGCTTTGGGGATTACTGGCATCCCATCATTCTGACCCCCGCCATTATGACCTGCCGACCCTCCAACTGATTCAGTCCGTTGTTGATCAGGTGTCCATCGCCATCTCGCAATCTGCTCTCCTGACCGAAGCGCATCAGCAGCAACAACGCGAAGCCGCAATTAACCGGATTGTCAGCCTACTGCACGCCCAACCCACCATCGAATTTACCAGTGCCATTGATGCTGCCATCGATGTTCTCGGAGGAGATGGGGGACAACTCTACATTGAGCGAGATTCTCCCCTGCGTTTATGTCGCGGTCAACAGCCTCTTTGGAAGGAGTATCCGGCTGGATTGTCCTTAGAAGAGGCTGTAAACGCTTGGTGGCAGGCTTCACCGACCCCAGAGAGCCTCTATCCCCTTTTAGAAACCGATAATGTGGCCGAGATTCTCCAACTAAGTCCCCTGGGGAGGGCCTTTGCCCAGACAGGATTGAGGGGCTTGTTAGCCTTACCCCTGCACCACCGACAGCAGTTTTTGGGCTACCTGATGGTGTTTCGCCGAGAAATTGACCTGGAAATCCATTGGGCCGGGGAATTTGACCCGAACCAACAGCAAGAACGCCCCCGTCAATCCTTTGAGGCTTGGAAACAACTCAAACGGGGACAGTCTCATCCTTGGAGCGACACTGATCAACAACTCGCGCGGGAGTTAAGTGAGCGGTTTGCCTCGGCCATTCAGCAATATCTCCTCTATCGTGAGGTGAATACCCTGAATGCGACCTTAGAGCGCCAAGTTCAAGAGCGCACCCGCCAGCTCGAACAGTCCTTGCATCTGAGCCAAGCCATGGCCGCCGTAGCGGATCAGATTCGCAGCAGTTTGGACTTAGATGAAATCTTGCAAACCGTAGTCCGGCAAGTTCGTAGTCTACTCGAAGCCGATCGCACCGTCGTTTATCAGATTTTTGAGGGCGGTGACGGCCGGATTACCGTTGAGGATATTCGGGGAGACTGGCGCTCCGCCTGGGGCATTGAGACTCCCCCGGGTTGTTTCCCAGAGCATTTAGAAGAGAAATATGGCCAGAGTGGCCGGGCCCGCGTTATGAACGATGTGGAAACGGCAGAGTTAACCCCCTGTCATCAAGAATTTCTAGAGAGTTTACAGATTCGCGCCAATCTGATTGTTCCCATTCACTGCGATCGCCACCTCTGGGGGTTAATTATTGCCCATCAATGTGAGAAACCCCGTGAATGGGGCGATCGCGAGATTGAGCAAGTTGAACAACTGGCCCGTCACGCCTCCATTGCCATCTCCCAAGCCGAACTGTTCGCCCAAAGCCAACGGGCCACACGCACCGCCAACGCCAAAGCCGAACAATTGGAGTTAGCCCTGCAAGAACTCACCCAAACTCAAACCCAACTGATTCAAAGCGAGAAAATGTCCAGTCTGGGACAGTTGGTGGCTGGGGTAGCTCATGAAATCAATAACCCGGTCAACTTTATTTATGGCAACCTGGTTCACACCACCGAGTACACCCAAGATTTACTGGACTTGCTCCATTTGTATCAAGAGCATTATCCCCAACCCCTCGATGACATTTGCGAGCATATCGAAGAAATTGACCTGGATTTTCTTCTAGAGGATCTACCCCGAATGCTAGGCTCGATGAAACTCGGCGCCGAGCGGATTCGCCAGATTGTCTTGTCCCTGCGGAACTTCTCGCGGTTGGATCAATCGGAGTTGAAGCCGGTGAATCTCCATGACGGGATTGAGGGAACTTTAACCATCTTGCACCATCGCCTCAAAGCCAAAGCCGATCGCGCCGCCGTCAAGGTGATCAAACACTATGCCGACTTACCTCTGGTAGAATGTTATGCCGGTCAACTCAATCAGGTGTTTATGAATCTGATTAGTAACGCCATTGATGCCCTCGATCCCTTTGACGCGGACAAAGCCGAGCGCACCGTCCGCATTCAGACGGAACAGCTGGGTCAGAACCGGGTTGCGGTTACAATTTCTGATAACGGCTGTGGGATTCCTGAGGAGCTGCGATCGCAGGTGTTTGACCCCTTTTTCACCACGAAACCCGTGGGCATTGGGACGGGCCTAGGGCTATCCATTAGCTATCAGATTATCACCGAGAAACATCACGGCTCCTTTCAATGTCGTTCAGAATTGGGGGTGGGTACGGAGTTTCGCCTAGAGATTCCCATTGACCAATCCTCCACTCGTCATCAACAACACAACGAAAGTTCTACGGCGACCGCTAAGATATAG
- a CDS encoding histidine kinase dimerization/phospho-acceptor domain-containing protein, producing the protein MNYLQPQKIWRRWRQRHQSGWRPRNLLVYGIFGSLAIGVSLTAWVSYQLVRELLLKNISQGAINEVREGGQELDDWFQNKKLYLETLANSPTLRSGDWEQIQPYLAGEVERLESFISLAIANPEGEFRNHQEQTGLMDDRPHFQTAMKESRITFSNPIVGRAIGEPLIGFAAPLGSDANNPQLPPEGALIGGISVEQFILTLNRINYGDNSYAIAFDSENNPVRNLGFDENLPESLELQSPEIDQDFASLLMPDLNPDVLQQGILNGQPIYFAHHRIESLNWTVVLIIPQENIEKQLESLNLLAGVLGVILAIATILAGRQINYGEQSRARAEREALLNGLTSRLHTSLDLDKTLPPTLEELTDLLVFDAIAFAWYNRAEQSLHLVYRHPQDSCLFADSSQFESTNPDKDLDSQLRNGETLTLIRQPQGESMTLHQGHYSAFPVINRLGTPGYLLCHHGLPIPISQSEEDLMQRVVAQLSIALTQAHLHAETQRAVISLEREQQQLRQVVTNAPVAMAMFDREMRYVAYSEKWLSDYHLQGLNLLDKSLYEVLTDLPSDRRQAHEEALRGQVISEPEVVWQREDGQTVYLRSAIHPWYDSEGAIGGIITVTDRIDDLVNARLEAERAAQFKAEFLANMSHEIRTPMNGVMGMTSLLSRTQLNRQQRDYVSMISRSAQSLESNPVEPTAARLCLDDFPQCPTSVNSHQRYP; encoded by the coding sequence ATGAATTATCTACAACCTCAAAAAATCTGGCGGCGTTGGCGGCAACGACATCAGTCGGGGTGGCGCCCCCGTAACCTGCTGGTATATGGGATTTTTGGCAGTCTTGCCATTGGTGTCAGTCTGACGGCTTGGGTGAGTTACCAACTGGTGCGTGAGTTACTGCTCAAGAACATCAGTCAGGGAGCCATCAACGAAGTTCGCGAAGGGGGTCAGGAACTCGACGATTGGTTTCAGAACAAGAAGCTCTACCTAGAAACCCTAGCCAACAGTCCCACCCTGCGTTCAGGAGATTGGGAGCAAATTCAACCTTACTTAGCTGGGGAAGTCGAACGGCTCGAAAGCTTCATTAGCCTGGCCATTGCCAATCCTGAGGGGGAATTTCGCAATCATCAAGAACAAACCGGTCTGATGGATGACCGCCCTCACTTCCAGACCGCCATGAAGGAAAGCCGTATCACCTTTAGCAATCCCATTGTCGGTCGAGCCATTGGTGAACCTCTGATTGGCTTTGCTGCCCCTCTTGGGAGTGATGCAAATAACCCACAACTCCCCCCAGAGGGGGCCCTAATCGGTGGGATTAGTGTTGAGCAGTTCATCCTCACCTTGAATCGCATTAACTATGGGGATAACAGTTATGCGATCGCCTTTGACTCGGAGAATAACCCAGTTAGGAATCTAGGCTTCGATGAGAATCTTCCCGAATCCCTAGAACTCCAATCCCCTGAAATTGACCAGGACTTTGCCTCATTGCTGATGCCGGATCTCAATCCCGATGTCTTGCAACAGGGAATCCTGAATGGTCAACCTATCTATTTCGCCCACCATCGTATTGAGTCTCTCAACTGGACTGTTGTTTTAATCATTCCCCAAGAGAATATTGAGAAGCAACTCGAATCCCTGAATCTCCTCGCAGGTGTTCTCGGGGTTATCCTCGCCATTGCGACCATTCTCGCAGGACGACAAATCAATTATGGGGAACAGTCCCGGGCCCGAGCAGAACGGGAAGCCCTCCTCAATGGACTCACCAGCCGCCTACATACCTCCCTCGATCTCGATAAAACCTTACCCCCAACCCTAGAAGAACTCACCGACTTACTGGTCTTTGATGCGATCGCCTTTGCCTGGTATAACCGCGCTGAGCAATCCCTCCATCTCGTCTACCGCCATCCCCAAGACAGTTGTCTATTTGCCGACAGTAGCCAGTTTGAGTCCACGAATCCCGACAAAGATCTCGACAGCCAACTGCGCAATGGAGAAACCCTAACCCTAATTCGCCAACCTCAAGGGGAGTCCATGACGCTCCATCAGGGCCATTACTCCGCCTTCCCCGTCATCAATCGCTTGGGAACTCCGGGGTATCTGTTGTGCCATCATGGCTTGCCCATCCCCATTAGTCAAAGTGAAGAGGACTTAATGCAGCGAGTGGTGGCTCAACTGTCCATTGCTCTGACTCAGGCTCATCTCCATGCAGAAACCCAGCGGGCGGTGATTTCTCTGGAACGGGAACAACAGCAGTTGCGACAAGTAGTGACCAACGCTCCCGTGGCCATGGCGATGTTTGATCGGGAGATGCGCTATGTGGCCTACAGCGAAAAGTGGCTCAGTGACTATCATCTCCAAGGTCTTAACCTCTTGGACAAGTCTCTCTATGAGGTGTTAACGGATTTGCCTAGCGATCGCCGCCAGGCCCACGAAGAGGCATTACGGGGCCAAGTGATTAGCGAGCCGGAAGTGGTGTGGCAGCGCGAAGACGGGCAAACGGTCTATCTGCGATCGGCCATTCACCCCTGGTATGACAGCGAGGGGGCGATTGGGGGGATTATTACGGTAACTGATCGCATTGATGATTTGGTCAACGCTCGCTTAGAAGCAGAACGAGCGGCCCAGTTTAAAGCCGAGTTCTTGGCCAACATGAGTCATGAAATTCGCACCCCTATGAACGGCGTCATGGGGATGACCAGTCTCTTGAGTCGAACCCAGTTGAACCGACAGCAGCGAGATTATGTCTCGATGATTTCCCGCAGTGCTCAGTCTCTTGAGTCGAACCCAGTTGAACCGACAGCAGCGAGATTATGTCTCGATGATTTCCCGCAGTGCCCAACATCTGTTAACTCTCATCAACGATATCCTTGA
- a CDS encoding response regulator has translation MELDAIDFDLDRCIEDIVDVMATQVEDKVGLELATLIDPDVPRHLRGDPARLRQVLLNLVGNAIKFTERGEVVIQAALQSENHHSATIRFAVRDTGIGIPKEAQSKLFQSFSQVDASTTRQYGGTGLGLAISQQLVHLMEGQIGVESVEGIGSIFWFTVPLELADSTPSSALPQMPLNISRLRLLVAAENATTRQSVRYLVQSWGISQITEVGTGTNALETLKESAERSQPYNVLILDLQLSDIDRENFLNEIRAYPLLRMTKIVVMSNFKDRSTAEAFLEEGAAASYFLKPVRASRLFDALITAVAPQLHLERDPESDTGFFDPELPLPSKRFSHLKLMVVEDHPTNQQVILSQLQELGAVQIDCASNGKEALKLWSYNRYDLVLMDCQMPVLDGYETTRELRRREAEQNAENPQGDRHTIIIALTAHAMPTDREQCLEAGMDDYIPKPVDWDVLLATLERWTSTPAEVRDRSSREAEFVTMSHSTGDPTLNGHPDTPAQMVISPPSHLSKTEGPQTTQSVTDEVAEPRLCMETMEMNRDNPDLQSPLDLERLTRVSRGKSSLQKRLLNAFVEATEADLSHLKNALDEQDGDRLVEMAHRIKGAAANVGATPLSEQSASLENAAKERDFEAVQTRLNELMIQWQHITQFMETLELS, from the coding sequence ATGGAACTCGATGCCATTGATTTTGACTTGGATCGCTGCATTGAGGATATTGTCGATGTCATGGCGACCCAAGTCGAGGATAAAGTGGGGCTAGAACTGGCCACGCTCATTGACCCGGATGTTCCCCGCCATCTCCGAGGCGATCCGGCTCGCTTACGCCAGGTATTATTGAACTTGGTCGGCAATGCCATTAAGTTTACCGAACGCGGCGAAGTGGTGATTCAGGCAGCCCTCCAGTCTGAAAATCATCACTCCGCCACGATTCGCTTCGCCGTACGGGATACGGGCATTGGCATTCCCAAAGAGGCTCAGAGCAAACTCTTTCAGTCTTTCTCCCAGGTGGATGCCTCCACTACCCGTCAGTATGGCGGCACGGGGTTAGGCTTAGCCATCTCCCAGCAATTGGTTCATCTGATGGAGGGGCAAATTGGCGTCGAAAGTGTTGAGGGGATTGGCTCGATTTTTTGGTTCACGGTGCCGTTGGAGTTAGCCGACTCCACCCCCTCCTCGGCCTTGCCACAAATGCCTCTGAATATCAGTCGCCTACGCCTATTGGTGGCGGCCGAAAATGCAACAACGCGCCAATCGGTGCGCTATTTGGTCCAGTCTTGGGGCATTAGCCAAATCACGGAAGTGGGGACGGGAACCAATGCCTTAGAAACCTTGAAAGAGTCGGCCGAGCGATCGCAACCTTACAATGTGCTGATTTTAGATCTCCAACTGTCCGACATTGACCGCGAAAACTTCCTCAACGAAATTCGTGCCTATCCTCTGTTACGGATGACCAAGATTGTCGTCATGAGTAACTTCAAGGATCGGTCTACAGCGGAAGCCTTCTTAGAAGAGGGGGCAGCAGCTAGCTATTTTCTCAAGCCAGTGCGCGCCTCGCGGCTTTTTGATGCTCTGATTACGGCGGTAGCCCCTCAATTGCATCTCGAACGAGATCCCGAGAGTGATACGGGATTTTTTGACCCGGAATTACCCCTGCCCTCGAAACGTTTTTCTCACCTGAAACTCATGGTAGTTGAGGATCATCCCACCAATCAGCAGGTGATTCTTTCTCAATTGCAAGAACTCGGGGCGGTGCAAATTGACTGTGCTAGCAATGGCAAAGAAGCCTTAAAACTGTGGAGTTACAATCGCTATGATTTAGTCTTAATGGATTGTCAGATGCCGGTTCTCGATGGCTATGAAACCACCCGTGAGTTACGTCGTCGGGAGGCCGAGCAGAACGCCGAGAACCCTCAGGGCGATCGCCATACGATTATTATTGCCTTAACCGCCCATGCCATGCCCACAGACCGAGAACAATGTCTCGAAGCGGGAATGGATGATTACATCCCCAAACCCGTCGATTGGGATGTGTTACTGGCGACTCTCGAACGATGGACGAGTACTCCCGCCGAAGTGCGCGATCGCTCGTCAAGAGAAGCTGAATTTGTTACCATGAGCCACAGCACAGGCGACCCTACCCTAAACGGCCATCCTGATACTCCAGCACAGATGGTGATTAGCCCCCCATCTCATCTTTCAAAAACAGAAGGCCCTCAGACAACTCAAAGCGTGACAGATGAGGTGGCCGAGCCTCGGTTATGTATGGAGACTATGGAGATGAACCGAGATAACCCAGATCTGCAATCCCCTTTAGATTTAGAACGCCTAACACGGGTCTCTCGGGGAAAATCATCCTTACAAAAACGCCTGCTCAACGCCTTTGTTGAGGCCACAGAAGCCGATCTAAGCCATTTAAAGAACGCTCTGGATGAGCAGGATGGCGATCGCCTCGTGGAAATGGCCCACCGCATTAAGGGAGCGGCCGCCAATGTGGGGGCGACCCCCTTGTCCGAACAGTCCGCGTCCTTAGAAAATGCCGCTAAAGAGAGGGACTTTGAGGCTGTTCAAACTCGTCTCAATGAGCTGATGATTCAGTGGCAACACATCACTCAGTTTATGGAGACTTTGGAGTTGTCATGA
- a CDS encoding SH3 domain-containing protein yields the protein MARVNDPTAPLNVRSQPQVAEGNIVGQLDDRVWVTITGEESGWWRISDPEQGWISKNLTDSTCTELVAQLAFPPNATTVRLSDRIVGAGFHEYRLEAVAQQTMTITAVNDSPLPFVRAPNGREITDAASMQGRRSWTGQLPSSGEYILEYNSNFQGFAYETLIEIR from the coding sequence ATGGCTCGGGTGAATGATCCGACGGCTCCCCTGAACGTGCGATCGCAGCCTCAGGTAGCAGAGGGGAACATTGTCGGACAACTCGATGACCGAGTTTGGGTGACCATCACCGGGGAAGAGTCAGGCTGGTGGAGGATTTCTGATCCTGAACAGGGCTGGATTTCTAAAAATCTGACTGATAGTACTTGCACTGAACTGGTAGCGCAACTGGCGTTCCCGCCCAATGCCACGACGGTTCGCTTGAGCGATCGCATTGTGGGGGCCGGCTTCCATGAATATCGCCTGGAGGCGGTTGCCCAACAGACGATGACGATCACCGCTGTTAATGATAGTCCCCTCCCCTTTGTCCGCGCTCCCAATGGTCGAGAAATCACGGATGCGGCCTCAATGCAAGGACGGAGGAGTTGGACGGGGCAGCTCCCGAGCAGTGGCGAGTATATTCTAGAGTACAACTCCAATTTCCAGGGCTTTGCCTATGAAACCCTGATTGAGATTCGTTAA